A single region of the Vicia villosa cultivar HV-30 ecotype Madison, WI linkage group LG4, Vvil1.0, whole genome shotgun sequence genome encodes:
- the LOC131595893 gene encoding imidazoleglycerol-phosphate dehydratase, chloroplastic: MDLYASSHSLPNYPSSFLFKPKVNTFHTTLFPTKSAHFKPSFFSPNHLTLTTPMNPPTSLSSAAFVEHNNGSTSTSAPFHSETRVGEVKRVTKETNVSVRINLDGSGVADSSTGIPFLDHMLDQLASHGLFDVHVKATGDVHIDDHHTNEDVALAIGTALLQALGDRKGINRFGDFSAPLDEALIHVSLDLSGRPHLSYNLDIPTQRVGTYDTQLVEHFFQSLVNTSGMTLHIRQLAGRNSHHIIEATFKAFARALRQATEYDPRRRGTVPSSKGVLSRS, encoded by the exons ATGGACTTGTATGCATCATCTCATTCTCTTCCAAACTATCCTTCCTCTTTCCTCTTCAAACCTAAGGTTAACACTTTTCACACAACCCTTTTCCCAACAAAATCCGCACATTTCAAACCTTCATTCTTTTCACCAAATCACCTCACTCTCACTACCCCTATGAATCCTCCCACATCTCTTTCCTCTGCTGCTTTCGTGGAACACAACAACGGTTCAACTTCAACTTCTGCGCCTTTTCACTCAG AGACTAGAGTTGGAGAGGTGAAAAGGGTCACTAAGGAGACTAATGTATCTGTCAGAATTAATTTGGATGGTTCTGGTGTTGCTGATTCTAGTACTGGAATTCCCTTCCTTGATCATATGCTAGAT CAACTTGCTTCACATGGACTATTTGATGTACACGTGAAGGCTACTGGGGATGTACACATCGATGATCATCACACAAATGAAGATGTTGCTCTTGCTATTGGAACG GCTTTGCTGCAAGCCCTTGGTGATAGGAAGGGTATTAACCGGTTTGGTGACTTCTCTGCTCCTCTTGATGAAGCATTGATACACGTTTCACTG GATTTATCGGGTCGACCACATCTGAGTTATAATTTGGACATTCCCACTCAAAGGGTTGGGACATATGACACACAG TTGGTGGAACATTTTTTCCAATCTTTAGTGAATACTTCTGGTATGACACTTCACATTCGCCAG CTTGCTGGAAGAAATTCTCATCATATTATTGAAGCAACTTTCAAAGCTTTTGCAAGGGCTCTTCGACAAGCAACAGAATATGACCCACGTCGCCGTGGAACTGTGCCAAG TTCCAAAGGAGTTTTGTCACGGTCTTAA
- the LOC131598305 gene encoding uncharacterized protein LOC131598305 — protein sequence MEIYASPKEECKKLMLEEFYEVAHLVKGGWLLGGDFKDLRQRKKGGLIMSTYECRMFIEKINAYNLIDVSAIGYKYTWIRPMLHRAVEVYERLDRVLCNEDWRILFPNAHVKVLMRIEFYNHHPI from the coding sequence ATGGAGATCTATGCTAGTCCAAAGGAAGAGTGTAAGAAGTTAATGTTGGAAGAGTTTTATGAGGTAGCTCATCTGGTGAAGGGTGGGTGGCTTCTTGGAGGAGATTTTAAAGACTTGAGGCAACGAAAAAAAGGAGGGTTGATCATGTCAACTTATGAGTGTAGAATGTTCATAGAAAAAATCAATGCTTACAACCTAATAGATGTTAGTGCAATAGGTTATAAGTACACATGGATAAGGCCTATGTTGCATAGGGCAGTGGAGGTGTATGAAAGACTTGACAGAGTCTTATGCAATGAGGATTGGAGAATTTTATTCCCAAATGCTCATGTTAAGGTTCTAATGCGCATAGAATTCTATAACCACCATCCTATATAA
- the LOC131595894 gene encoding GTP-binding protein ERG, producing the protein MKAFRILRTTTLSTSPKPNPISLFRAFFSAEPLPPESDSHLSEQSDSTFDSSHYEILIPNDPNPKSKPTWDEKFRKRTDKLVFGDETKGKVKFKEEEDERKRRVLAKALLEAALNNEKEEEDEEEEDGDLGVVKDEDQKSLSVGIIGAPNAGKSALTNYMVGTKVAAVSRKTNTTTHEVVGVLTKGDTQICFFDTPGLMLNCGGFPYRDVKARVESAWSSVNLYEVLIVMFDVHRHLTRPDSRVVKLIKRMGERSIPNQKRVLCMNKIDLVEKKKDLLKVAEEFKDLPGFERHFMISGMKGAGVKDLTQFLMEQALERPWEEDPFTMTEEVMKMISLEVVRERLLDHVHQEIPYDIEHRLVDWKELRDGSIRIEQHFVTNKLSQRKILIGKNGSKIGRIGIEANEELRTIFKKQVHLILQVRLK; encoded by the exons ATGAAAGCCTTCAGAATCCTAAGAACAACCACCCTCTCCACTTCACCCAAACCCAACCCCATTTCACTATTCCGCGCTTTCTTCTCCGCAGAACCCCTCCCTCCTGAATCCGATTCTCATCTCTCAGAACAATCAGACTCAACCTTCGACAGTTCCCACTACGAAATTCTAATCCCTAACGACCCCAATCCTAAGTCCAAGCCCACGTGGGATGAGAAATTCAGAAAACGGACCGATAAATTGGTGTTCGGCGACGAGACAAAAGGGAAAGTTAAGTTTAAGGAGGAAGAGGATGAGAGAAAAAGAAGGGTTCTTGCTAAGGCGTTGTTGGAGGCTGCATTGAATAATGAgaaagaggaggaggatgaggaggaagaagatggagatttgGGTGTGGTGAAGGATGAGGATCAGAAGTCTTTGTCGGTTGGGATTATTGGTGCTCCTAATGCTGGCAAATCTGCACTCACTAATTATATG GTTGGAACAAAGGTGGCAGCTGTTTCACGTAAGACAAACACAACAACTCATGAAGTTGTGGGAGTTTTGACAAAAGGGGACACCCAAATT TGTTTTTTTGATACACCAGGGCTCATGCTAAATTGTGGTGGATTCCCTTATAGGGATGTCAAGGCTCGTGTGGAAAGTGCTTGGAGTTCCGTCAATCTCTATGAAGTGCTCATAGTAATGTTTGACGTTCATAGACATCTTACCAG GCCTGATTCGAGAGTTGTAAAACTAATTAAGCGCATGGGAGAACGGTCCATTCCAAATCAAAAGCGAGTTTTGTGTATGAATAAGATTGATTtagtagagaaaaagaaagacTTGTTGAAGGTTGCTGAAGAATTCAAAGATCTTCCTGGATTTGAAAG gcatTTCATGATATCAGGAATGAAGGGGGCTGGAGTAAAAGATTTGACTCAGTTCTTGATGGAGCAGGCAT TAGAACGACCCTGGGAAGAGGATCCATTTACCATGACAGAGGAAGTTATGAAAATGATATCATTAGAAGTTGTGCGTGAAAGGTTGTTGGACCATGTACATCAG gaaattccatatgatattgAACATAGGTTGGTTGACTGGAAAGAGCTGCGAGATGGCTCTATTAGGATTGAGCAACACTTTGTTACTAACAAATTAAGCCAACGCAAGATTCTCATTGGGAAGAATGGCTCAAAAATTGG GAGAATAGGAATAGAAGCTAACGAAGAACTAAGGACGATTTTCAAAAAGCAAGTGCATCTAATTCTTCAAGTTAGGCTCAAATAA